The window AGCGCAAACGAGTTCACTATAATAGAAAGTTATTGGAGCAAGTCACATTATGAAACAAATGAATAAAGTCATATATCTATTTGGAACAATTGTATTGTTTTCATGTGTAACACTTGCAAGCGCCGCAACAGTCAGTGAGTTGTATGACTCAGCCATTACTGATGCAAAAATTGCAAAAGCAGAAGAAATTTCAAGGTCTCTTATAGGTATATCCGCACCTGGCAACAAAAATATACCGGCTTGTCTGTCATGGAAAACTATATCAAACGCACCTCATGTACTTGTCTGCACGTGGGCAGGCAGCCGTATAGCAGGCAAGGGTTGGGCCTCCGGTGAGACTCATTCTTTAGAACTAACTGATAATATATGGATTACAGCTGATCCTCAGCTTAAAAATTTTTTCTTCGATAATGGATTTTGGCCGAGCAGCCACGCAGATAGAATCCTGCGGATTGAACAGCTTCTTGGGCTTCCCCAGAATAGTGGTAAAATTATTTTCATTGAATTTTGGGTCAAGCCATCTGATATTTTCAGACCTTCAGCTGATCCAGATCCTTCAGATCATGAAGCTCAGTTGGAGTATCCATGGAAAAGGTCACATTTTCAGTCTTTGTCAGCGGTTAAGAAAATCCATGAATATGTAAATTCTACTGACCAGAATCATGAATATAATTATAAGGAATGGTTTGAGAACCTGAATGCGACCAGCTACAGTTCTTCTGTCCCTTATCCGTGGACGAGACTTGGATACACGTATGACTGGGCTGATGATAGTCACAACCATAATCATGTAGGGTTGTCTGAATTTATCGTTCAAGGAGGGGCTACAATTGTGATAGAAAGGACTGTAAGCACCGATGATCTGGAAGAATATTTTGCAAAGCCCTAAATAGTTTCCGGTTCCTTTTCTATGATCGTAGCGGCTCGTATATAGCCAATGGTCGAGGTTGGTTATTGGCATGAACTATCAGCAGGAAATCTGATGATAAATAGCGTCTTTTCACCTATCGTTGACTCAACTTCCATACTACCATTATGCTCTTCGGTGATAATAAAATATGAAACAGACAGGCCCAGTCCTGTTCCTTTACCAACGCTTTTTGTCGTATAAAACGGGTCAAAGGCTCTTTTTTTGGTTTCTTCATTCATTCCTGGGCCGTTATCTTCTATCTCAACGATCACTTCATCCTTTATATTTTTAACTCTAAGTATAAATTGGCATTCCTTTTTTTCAGAGTTCTTCTCGGCCATTGCTTCTGCACCATTTTTCAATAGGTTCAAAAAGACCTGCTGTATTTCATTTCCAATACAGAAGATTTTTCTCACTTTTGGATCATATTCTCGCTTGATTTTAATTTTTCTAAAATCGTAATCTCTCTTTAAATTATAATCACTAGCAGCCAGCTCCAAAGTTTTATCTAAAAGTATTGCAAGATCATGAAGCTCAAAATTCTGGTTACTTTTTCGACTGAACTGGAGCATGTTGTGAACTATCGCTGCGGCACGGAAACCTGCGGTTTGAATATTTTCAAGCATTGGAGTTATACCACGTATATCAACGTATTTTCTTATTTGTGCGATGTCTGCGCCACATTCTCTTGCTGCAGATAGATTTTTCTCATGGTCTTTAAAAATACGATTTTGAATATTTTGAACAGCACCCAGTATACCCGAGAGAGGATTGTTAATTTCATGTGCCATCCCAGCCGCTAAGCCTCCTACTGACATCATTTTTTCTGTCTGGACCATTATTTCTTCAGTCTTTTTGCGTTCGGTAATATCAATGTGGGTACCGATTAGTCTTATAGGAGAACCTTTTTCATCAACAATTGGAACATTGCCCCTGGCTAAAATCCACTTCCATTCCCCGTTGCTTGTCTTCATTCTAAACTCAACGGAATATATTGTTTTTTTATTTTGTTTAGAAAAATTTTCTAAATATGCTGTCACAAGCTTTATTACTCTTTCTTTATCATCCGGATGTAAAAGTTTAGTCCATGTATCTAATATATAGGGGAATTCATGGGGTCCATATCCCAACATTTCAAAATATCTTGGGCTAAAGTAAACATCGTTTGTTTTTAGATCCCAATCCCAAAGTCCATCGCTGACAGCTCGCAAAGCCATATCATAACGTTCTTCGCTATTTTTAAGATGCTGCTGAATTATTTTTCGCTTCTCAAGCTCACTTTGCAGATCTTTAGTGCGTTGCTCAACCTGTCTTTTCAATGTCCGGTTGACTATGATGAACAGTACAACAATTATCAGAAATACTATCGCTCCAAGATGCATCCAGCGTCTGACTTTTTGGGGGTTGAAACCTTGGTCATATTGAACTGAAAGCCATGTATTTTGTATCGCAGTAATATCCTTTTGAGACATAGCCTTAACTGTTTTTGAAATGATTGATGCAAGTTCTGGCCAATCATTACGAATGCCCATAGTCAACTGAAGGTCTGTGAATTTTGCAGGGGCTGCTACTTTAAGATTTGAGAGTCCATAGTGTTGGATAAAGTAGACAACGACAGGAAGAGCGTTGATGGTTGCGTATGATCTTCCTGTAGCTACTTCTTTGAGAGAATCCAGTGTCGGAGTGCTGGTCTTTATTACTTTAAGATTTAAGTCCGGGTAATCTTTTTCAATTTCCTTTTGCAGGATGAATTGTTCCTGCACACAAATCTTTTTTGTCTGTATATCTTTTAGTCCACCCACAAAATCAGCATTGCTTCGTGTAACAATTACCCAGGGTAATGTCTGATATGGTACGCTGAAAATCATGTATTTACTGCGATCAGCTGTAGGCTGAATAGCCGGAACCATGTCCACGCCATTTCTATCCCGAATAGCTTGTAAAGCATCAGGCCATGAAATATCCTTTTGAGTTATATAGCTGAATTCTATGCCATGTATTTTCGATATAAGGCTGAGGTAGTCTATGGCAATTCCTGATACATTGTTTCCAGTAATCATAAAAGGAGGCCAGTCTCCTACACGAACGCGTACATGTTTATTTTTTTCTAGCCAGATTTTCTCAGCTTCAGAGAGTTGGATTCTGTCCTTGATAGGCTGAATAGCTATGCCATCCACTTGAAGAGGCTGCTTATAAGACGAATCTGCGGATACTTGAGTATATGATATTGAAATTAAAAAACAAAATGAAAATAAGAAGAAATATTTTAAATAAACCCTGGCATCATAAATTCGACGCTTTTTTTTAATCATTTGCTTCTCGTGCTAAAGTCTTGATAGATACCTTGTTTCCGAAATTAGCTTGTCAGCTTATTTTTATAGCAGGTTCATGGAACAAAAGAAATATCCTCAGAGTAATGATTATAACTTCTATATAGGATATGAGAATATTGATTGTTTAAGCTTATGCCTATCCCATTTAAATCGTTTCCTATACATAATTGATATAATAAATGGAGAGGATCTGCCTGAGCTATTTTCTTTTATCGTTTAGAGTCTGATCGTTAGGTGATGATTCATATTGTCGCATCATTATTGGGGGACGCTGGAGTTTTTGCTTCAAAGGAAGATCTATTTTTTAAGTTGGAGATCTCAATTAAGTTGTTGTCAGGATCTCTGAAATAAAATGAGACAAGTTTACCTGTAGCACCAGTCCTTTCAACTGGACCTTCAATTATTTCTACACCCTTTGTTTTTACAAATTCTATAGCATTTTCAATTTTAGCTTCTGTTAGGAAGCATAAGTCTGCTGAGCCTGAAGTTGGTTGCTGAGCTTTTGGTTCAAATTCTTCACCGAGCTCATGAAAATTAATTTTTTGATTTCCAAATTTAGCAGAAACTCTACCTTCTGCAAAATATTCAATAGTCATATCAAGTACTGTACCATAGAATTGAACAGACTTTTCAATGTTTTTTACTGTTAAAACGATGTGATCTATGTTTGATATTTGCATATAAATAGTTTCATACTCAGGTTTTGTATGAAGCAGATTTTGATTTTTAGATTTTTTGAATTTGCTTGAGATAGGCTGCACCTCATCTATATTAGGTATAGATGCTATTACTTTTTGAAATCTTTGGCCCTTTACTATTGTCAATAACATGCATTAATTTGTAGTAAAGGTTAATTTATTAACCTGATGTTAGGATTTTATTATAATGCAGTTTATTTTTTCTCGTGGTATCCATGCTTATGCTGTTTTTAGTGAAGTAAAGTATAATACAACACGATTGTGTTAAGAGGGGCAAAACTGGTGCCGGTCAATATGTCAAACGAACACACTGAAAAGCATAAACTTTTAAGCGAGTTGGATGCATTGCGGTGTAGAGTTAAAGAGTTAGAGACGCAACTCTCTTTAACTTCAGGTAATGTTTACGAGGAGTTGATGCCTCTTGCAAAAGATGAGCTGAATTTTTTCCGTAGTCTGTTAAACGCTATTCCTGACTTGGTCTGGATAAAGGCCCCAGATGGAATATACTTGGCCTGCAATGAAGCTTTTGAACGTTTTTTTGGGGCAAAGGAATCAGAAATAGTTACAAAAACTGATTATGATTTTGTTGATAAATCTTTGGCAGATTTTTTCCGTTCACAGGATAAACTGGCAATGCAGGCAGATAAGCCATGTACCAATGAAGAATGGATTAATATTGTGGCGACAGGTGAAAGGAAATTAGTCGAAACCATTAAGACTCCAGTCAGGAGCGACGCGGGTGGGCTTATTGGTATTTTAGGAGTTGCCAGGGATATTACTGACCGTAAACAAGCTGAAGAGGGATTGCTAAAGCAGGTAACCGCTTTAACCAGGACTTTAGACTCCTCAAAAGGTGTTGATTTTGCAGATCTGTTTGACATCAAAGATATGCAGCGTCTTCAAGATGAATTTTCAGATGCAATGGGAGTAGCTTCACTTATTACTCATCCAGATGGATCCCCTATAACGCAGGCAAGCAATTTTTGTGAATTGTGTGAACTTATCCGTAAGACTGATAAAGGACGCGAGAATTGCTATAAGTCTGATGCGGTATTTGGGCAGATGAGGAGCGGACCGACAATCAGCACCTGTATGAGCGGCGGATTGTGGGACGCCGGTGCAGGGATTTCTGTTGGTGGGCGCCATGTGGCTAATTGGCTTATCGGTCAGGTTCGTGATGAGCGTCAGGGCGAAGAGAATATACGGGCTTATGCTCATGAAATTGGCGCTGATGAAGATGATATTGCTCAGGCGTTTAGAAAAGTTGGTGCAATGTCACATGA of the Maridesulfovibrio zosterae DSM 11974 genome contains:
- a CDS encoding VOC family protein gives rise to the protein MTIVKGQRFQKVIASIPNIDEVQPISSKFKKSKNQNLLHTKPEYETIYMQISNIDHIVLTVKNIEKSVQFYGTVLDMTIEYFAEGRVSAKFGNQKINFHELGEEFEPKAQQPTSGSADLCFLTEAKIENAIEFVKTKGVEIIEGPVERTGATGKLVSFYFRDPDNNLIEISNLKNRSSFEAKTPASPNNDATI
- a CDS encoding ATP-binding protein, which gives rise to MIKKKRRIYDARVYLKYFFLFSFCFLISISYTQVSADSSYKQPLQVDGIAIQPIKDRIQLSEAEKIWLEKNKHVRVRVGDWPPFMITGNNVSGIAIDYLSLISKIHGIEFSYITQKDISWPDALQAIRDRNGVDMVPAIQPTADRSKYMIFSVPYQTLPWVIVTRSNADFVGGLKDIQTKKICVQEQFILQKEIEKDYPDLNLKVIKTSTPTLDSLKEVATGRSYATINALPVVVYFIQHYGLSNLKVAAPAKFTDLQLTMGIRNDWPELASIISKTVKAMSQKDITAIQNTWLSVQYDQGFNPQKVRRWMHLGAIVFLIIVVLFIIVNRTLKRQVEQRTKDLQSELEKRKIIQQHLKNSEERYDMALRAVSDGLWDWDLKTNDVYFSPRYFEMLGYGPHEFPYILDTWTKLLHPDDKERVIKLVTAYLENFSKQNKKTIYSVEFRMKTSNGEWKWILARGNVPIVDEKGSPIRLIGTHIDITERKKTEEIMVQTEKMMSVGGLAAGMAHEINNPLSGILGAVQNIQNRIFKDHEKNLSAARECGADIAQIRKYVDIRGITPMLENIQTAGFRAAAIVHNMLQFSRKSNQNFELHDLAILLDKTLELAASDYNLKRDYDFRKIKIKREYDPKVRKIFCIGNEIQQVFLNLLKNGAEAMAEKNSEKKECQFILRVKNIKDEVIVEIEDNGPGMNEETKKRAFDPFYTTKSVGKGTGLGLSVSYFIITEEHNGSMEVESTIGEKTLFIIRFPADSSCQ